One window of the Verrucomicrobiota bacterium genome contains the following:
- a CDS encoding DNA cytosine methyltransferase: protein MPRPVIDLFAGPGGLGEGFSALRPGGDPAFKIRLSIEKDPLAHQTLQLRAFFRQFPDKKAPDAYYDYLAGLIPREDLFKQYPAEAKKADQEAWHAELGGEKFPPDLIDARIRDALGTRVNWVLIGGPPCQAYSLVGRSRVIGREGLAKYEADPRHELYRHYLRIIAVHQPPVFVMENVKGLLSAKVQEQHMFERIRSDLENPLDAVFGPARRRETLRYRLVSLVVRNGDLLGRCEPEDFVVRAEDYGIPQARHRIILLGILAENERQTGLLKTQTRVPIEDVISDLPRLRSGLSKEPDNPQAWRDAVLEIADSAWLHGPRVDDALRREVRTLLREVDASLDRGGIFVRPGRRVIRAHRNWFQDERLDAVCNHETRSHIRPDLHRYFFVSAFARIHNRSPLLEDFPPQLLPKHENVAEALEDTKFNDRFRVQCAGRPSTTVTSHISKDGHYFIHYDPTQCRSLTVREAARLQTFPDNYFFEGPRTQQYHQVGNAVPPLLARQIAEIVYRIFN, encoded by the coding sequence ATGCCGAGACCTGTCATTGATTTGTTTGCCGGACCGGGCGGGCTGGGCGAAGGCTTCTCCGCGCTCCGGCCCGGCGGCGACCCCGCGTTCAAAATCAGGCTTTCCATCGAAAAAGACCCCCTTGCGCATCAGACGTTGCAGTTGCGCGCCTTCTTCCGCCAGTTCCCGGACAAGAAAGCGCCTGATGCCTACTACGATTACCTCGCTGGCCTGATTCCACGCGAAGACCTGTTCAAACAGTATCCGGCGGAAGCGAAGAAGGCCGACCAGGAGGCTTGGCACGCGGAGTTGGGTGGCGAGAAGTTTCCTCCCGATCTGATTGATGCGCGAATTCGTGACGCACTCGGCACGCGAGTCAACTGGGTCTTGATTGGTGGTCCACCCTGTCAGGCGTATTCGCTTGTGGGACGCTCCCGCGTCATCGGGCGCGAGGGCCTCGCCAAATACGAGGCGGACCCGCGCCACGAACTCTACCGGCATTACCTCCGCATCATCGCCGTCCACCAGCCGCCCGTTTTCGTGATGGAAAACGTGAAAGGGCTGCTGTCAGCCAAGGTGCAGGAGCAGCACATGTTCGAGCGCATCCGCAGCGACCTTGAGAATCCACTGGACGCCGTCTTCGGCCCGGCCCGGCGCCGCGAAACACTGCGCTATCGGCTCGTGTCACTCGTGGTGCGCAATGGCGATTTGCTCGGCAGGTGCGAACCGGAGGACTTCGTGGTCCGCGCCGAGGACTACGGCATCCCGCAGGCCCGGCATCGCATCATTCTGCTCGGCATCCTCGCCGAGAACGAAAGGCAGACCGGTCTGTTGAAGACGCAAACCAGAGTTCCCATCGAGGATGTCATCTCGGACTTGCCACGGCTCAGAAGCGGTTTGTCCAAGGAGCCGGACAATCCCCAAGCGTGGCGCGATGCGGTTCTCGAAATCGCCGATTCGGCCTGGCTGCACGGCCCACGGGTGGATGACGCGCTTCGCCGCGAGGTTCGCACCCTCCTTCGCGAGGTCGATGCCTCGCTGGACCGTGGCGGCATCTTTGTCAGACCGGGCCGCCGTGTCATTCGCGCGCATCGGAACTGGTTTCAGGACGAGCGTCTTGACGCAGTGTGTAATCACGAGACGCGCTCGCACATCCGCCCCGACCTTCACCGCTACTTCTTTGTCTCGGCCTTCGCCCGCATTCACAACCGCTCGCCGCTGCTCGAAGATTTTCCCCCGCAGTTGTTGCCCAAGCATGAGAACGTCGCTGAGGCGCTGGAGGACACCAAGTTCAACGACCGCTTCCGCGTGCAGTGCGCTGGCCGCCCCTCAACCACTGTAACGTCCCACATCTCGAAGGATGGTCACTACTTCATCCACTACGACCCGACACAATGCCGCAGCCTCACCGTCCGCGAGGCGGCGCGGCTGCAGACGTTCCCGGACAACTACTTTTTCGAGGGGCCGCGCACCCAGCAATACCATCAGGTTGGCAATGCCGTGCCGCCATTACTTGCGCGCCAGATCGCCGAAATCGTATACCGAATCTTCAACTAG